A genome region from Planctomycetia bacterium includes the following:
- a CDS encoding DUF1559 domain-containing protein, which translates to MSLRNRTAPFVVRRAGSRARMKSSGFTLVELLVVISIIGMLMALLLPAINNARETGRQNTCRSNLSNVAVAMISYDSRNGRYPGYMNVLLTQQGNLYKDIGSSVATPVSWAVELLTDLDRSALYEQWRTDSNSASGTGSGSGGSSSYVANLKVYLEIFTCPSDDANRAGTPTSYVLNTGMKDLVTATAPVSTGMPRDFQANGMFFDNYSDNPKVKTTAASRGPEIVMRSGNIRDPKDKTIMFTENVDAGDYTFDSTLTGDTNYNKYSEVQVGCIWDGLGTVVTNTTDTKQTPVMTPTVDGYRINFDMGKGDFQDYKYCRPSSRHPQGVNVAFMGKNVVFMRDTLSYFVFAKLMSSDDALMKVPGTTGASTINIALVKYQINDADINP; encoded by the coding sequence ATGTCTTTGAGGAACAGAACCGCACCATTCGTCGTGCGGCGCGCCGGTTCTCGTGCGCGGATGAAGTCGAGCGGTTTCACGCTCGTTGAGTTGCTTGTCGTGATCAGCATCATCGGGATGTTGATGGCTTTGTTGTTGCCCGCGATCAACAACGCTCGTGAGACGGGTCGACAAAATACTTGTCGAAGCAATCTCTCCAACGTGGCCGTCGCGATGATTTCGTACGACAGTCGTAACGGTCGCTACCCGGGCTACATGAACGTGTTGCTCACGCAACAAGGGAACCTCTACAAGGACATCGGTAGTTCGGTCGCGACTCCGGTGAGTTGGGCCGTCGAGCTTCTGACGGATCTCGATCGTAGCGCGCTGTACGAACAGTGGCGCACGGACTCCAACAGCGCCAGCGGCACCGGTAGCGGTAGCGGCGGCTCGTCGTCCTATGTTGCGAACTTGAAGGTCTACTTGGAAATCTTCACCTGCCCGAGCGACGATGCGAATCGTGCGGGAACGCCGACCAGCTATGTCTTGAACACCGGCATGAAGGACTTGGTCACTGCCACGGCTCCCGTATCGACGGGAATGCCGCGCGACTTCCAAGCCAACGGGATGTTCTTCGACAACTACTCCGACAATCCTAAGGTGAAGACGACCGCCGCTTCGCGTGGTCCGGAAATCGTGATGCGTTCGGGAAACATTCGTGATCCGAAAGATAAGACGATCATGTTCACGGAGAACGTCGATGCCGGTGACTACACGTTCGATTCGACGCTGACCGGCGACACGAACTACAACAAGTACTCCGAAGTACAAGTCGGTTGTATTTGGGACGGACTGGGAACCGTCGTCACCAACACGACGGATACGAAGCAAACGCCCGTCATGACGCCGACCGTCGACGGTTATCGAATCAACTTCGATATGGGTAAGGGAGACTTCCAAGACTACAAGTATTGCCGTCCGTCGTCGCGTCACCCGCAAGGGGTCAACGTGGCGTTCATGGGCAAGAACGTGGTGTTTATGCGAGACACCCTTTCGTACTTCGTCTTCGCGAAGCTGATGTCGAGCGACGATGCCTTGATGAAGGTGCCGGGCACGACCGGGGCATCGACGATCAACATCGCTTTGGTTAAATACCAAATCAACGACGCGGATATCAATCCGTAG
- a CDS encoding D-TA family PLP-dependent enzyme, with protein MSTMVEPWYAVENVGEIASPAMLVYPDRIERNLKRMIELAGGTARLRPHVKTHKMAEVIRMNLAAGITKFKAATIAEAEMCASVGAPDVLISFPQVGPNVERLINLCAAYPNTKFATIADDHGHILHLSTAFAQAGRQIEVWLDIDVGQHRSGIAPDERALALYLQLHELPGTVPGGLHVYDGQVRDPELQERIEHGESSYRPVVELVRRIREAGLPMRLPICGGTPSFPVHARHQDRDCSPGTCIFFDVSYGLRYPDLGFEHAAVLLGRVVSKPGENRICVDLGYKAVSPDNATLRVQLLNVPDATVFGHWEEHLTVETPAAAQFSVGDVVYGVPYHICPTVALQREVYTVRNGRVDGSWKVVARDRKLTV; from the coding sequence ATGTCTACTATGGTTGAGCCTTGGTACGCGGTCGAGAACGTCGGCGAGATCGCGAGCCCGGCGATGTTGGTCTACCCGGACCGAATCGAACGAAATCTGAAGCGCATGATCGAACTTGCCGGCGGCACGGCGCGTCTTCGTCCGCATGTGAAGACGCATAAGATGGCCGAAGTGATCCGGATGAATCTCGCGGCGGGAATCACGAAGTTCAAAGCGGCGACGATCGCCGAGGCGGAAATGTGCGCCTCGGTCGGCGCCCCGGATGTGCTGATCAGCTTTCCGCAAGTCGGACCGAACGTCGAGCGCCTCATCAACCTGTGCGCGGCGTATCCGAATACGAAATTCGCGACGATCGCCGACGACCACGGGCACATTCTGCATCTCTCGACCGCGTTCGCTCAAGCAGGCCGGCAAATCGAGGTTTGGCTCGATATCGATGTCGGTCAGCATCGCTCCGGCATCGCCCCCGATGAACGGGCACTGGCCCTTTATCTACAGCTTCACGAACTGCCGGGCACCGTGCCGGGCGGGCTGCATGTATACGACGGGCAAGTGCGCGATCCGGAACTACAAGAACGGATCGAGCATGGCGAGTCGTCGTATCGGCCGGTCGTGGAATTGGTGCGGCGCATCCGCGAGGCCGGCTTGCCGATGCGATTGCCGATCTGCGGAGGCACTCCTTCGTTTCCGGTGCATGCGCGCCATCAAGATCGGGACTGTAGTCCCGGCACATGCATCTTCTTCGACGTCAGCTACGGGCTTCGTTATCCGGATCTCGGCTTCGAGCATGCGGCGGTGCTGCTCGGTCGCGTCGTCAGCAAGCCGGGCGAGAATCGAATCTGCGTCGATCTTGGCTATAAGGCTGTGTCGCCCGATAACGCGACCTTGCGCGTGCAACTGTTGAACGTGCCCGACGCGACGGTGTTCGGTCACTGGGAAGAGCACCTTACGGTCGAAACGCCGGCTGCCGCGCAATTCTCGGTCGGCGATGTGGTGTACGGCGTGCCGTATCACATCTGCCCGACCGTCGCGCTGCAGCGCGAGGTGTATACCGTGCGCAACGGCCGTGTCGACGGCAGTTGGAAGGTCGTGGCGCGCGACCGGAAGCTGACCGTTTAA
- a CDS encoding recombinase RecA, with the protein MSHSRLSTGVEGLDSLLGGGLLPGTLTVVVGATGIGKTQLGLQFAEAGARDEKRRGIMFDMTSRGDPQSHADYARRMFDWSLTSVDPEAAPALDRVFAADFMPGDYLNIFRYAGRRVARGDLSFEEYQEWQAELARKLGATIAFFYANFIRGCRRTVIDGIEPLDRKRDSIQLELFEYIYHQVLRKDPEWVARDLFREHYRSREAEIAAAKYEPTSIGCVLLYTSSETMLDQLIERPLDEGDLLANANTIIYLGKTRTHEGRIGRGLHVAKHRGSACSDDIVPYTLGDRGMTVG; encoded by the coding sequence ATGTCTCATTCTCGATTGTCCACCGGTGTCGAAGGGCTCGATTCCTTGCTCGGCGGAGGCTTGCTTCCCGGCACTCTCACCGTCGTCGTCGGTGCGACGGGCATCGGCAAGACGCAACTCGGCTTACAGTTCGCCGAGGCCGGCGCGCGTGACGAGAAACGTCGTGGAATCATGTTCGATATGACTTCGCGCGGCGATCCGCAAAGCCATGCCGATTACGCGCGACGGATGTTCGATTGGTCGCTGACATCGGTCGATCCGGAAGCCGCGCCGGCGCTCGATCGGGTCTTCGCGGCCGATTTTATGCCGGGAGATTATCTCAATATCTTCCGCTATGCAGGCCGGCGCGTAGCCCGGGGAGACTTGAGCTTCGAGGAATATCAAGAGTGGCAAGCCGAACTCGCTCGCAAGCTCGGCGCGACGATCGCCTTCTTCTACGCCAACTTCATTCGGGGCTGCCGACGCACGGTGATCGACGGCATCGAGCCGCTGGATCGCAAGCGAGACTCGATCCAACTCGAACTCTTCGAATACATCTACCATCAAGTATTGCGAAAAGACCCGGAGTGGGTGGCGCGCGATCTATTTCGCGAACACTACCGGAGCCGAGAAGCGGAGATCGCCGCGGCGAAATACGAGCCGACGTCGATCGGTTGCGTGCTGCTCTATACGTCGTCGGAAACGATGCTCGACCAATTGATCGAACGCCCGCTCGACGAAGGGGATCTGCTGGCGAATGCCAACACGATCATTTACCTCGGCAAAACGCGCACGCATGAAGGTCGCATCGGTCGTGGCTTGCACGTAGCCAAGCATCGCGGCAGCGCCTGCAGCGACGACATCGTGCCGTATACGCTCGGTGATCGCGGCATGACGGTCGGCTAG
- a CDS encoding tetratricopeptide repeat protein, whose translation MAASFELYDEAVKLKDQGKFEEAVAKLQEILVQEPTYALAYSALSIYLGKLQRHDEAVAHAKKACELEPNDPRSYTALSVVCVRAGRIQDAEDAKARAQMMQQQQMRG comes from the coding sequence ATGGCCGCTAGTTTCGAGCTTTACGATGAAGCCGTGAAGTTGAAGGACCAAGGAAAGTTCGAGGAAGCGGTGGCAAAGCTGCAAGAGATACTCGTTCAAGAGCCGACCTACGCTCTGGCGTATTCCGCGCTCTCGATCTATCTCGGCAAGCTCCAGCGCCACGACGAAGCCGTGGCCCATGCCAAGAAGGCTTGCGAACTCGAACCGAACGACCCCCGCAGCTATACGGCCTTAAGCGTCGTCTGCGTGCGAGCCGGGCGCATCCAAGACGCCGAAGACGCCAAGGCCCGAGCTCAGATGATGCAGCAACAGCAGATGCGCGGCTAG
- the lpxA gene encoding acyl-ACP--UDP-N-acetylglucosamine O-acyltransferase yields MGIHPLSVVHPSAKLGRDCEVGPFCVIERDVVVGDRCTFESHATVRRGVVMGDDNRVSESSVLGGLPQHLQARTYDGKVRIGSGNTFREFTTVHRSLHADGETIVGNNNFLMVNAHIAHDCIIADHTIIANNSMLGGHVTVDDRAFISGGVAIHQNCRIGRQCMIAGTARVTKDVPPFVTVDGSSNYVVGLNSIGLRRSGVTSEEMLQLKLAYRLIYRSCLPWREILSRLATEFAVGPAAEFARFFEGTKRGIVAERRLPPGSTIKLATTEEAAGEAEDRRKAG; encoded by the coding sequence GTGGGTATTCATCCCCTTTCCGTAGTTCACCCTTCGGCGAAGTTAGGTCGGGATTGTGAAGTCGGTCCGTTTTGCGTGATCGAGCGCGACGTCGTGGTCGGAGACCGCTGTACGTTCGAAAGCCATGCGACGGTGCGGCGCGGGGTCGTGATGGGAGACGATAACCGCGTCTCCGAAAGCAGCGTGCTCGGCGGCTTGCCGCAACATCTGCAAGCACGCACTTACGACGGCAAAGTTCGCATCGGGTCGGGCAATACGTTCCGCGAGTTCACTACCGTCCACCGCTCGCTGCATGCGGACGGCGAGACGATCGTCGGCAACAATAACTTCTTGATGGTTAATGCGCACATCGCTCACGATTGCATCATCGCCGACCATACGATCATCGCCAACAACTCGATGCTCGGCGGCCACGTAACGGTCGACGATCGCGCCTTCATCTCCGGCGGCGTGGCGATTCATCAGAACTGCCGGATCGGTCGACAATGCATGATCGCCGGCACTGCCCGCGTGACGAAAGACGTACCGCCGTTCGTGACCGTCGACGGCTCGAGCAATTACGTCGTCGGTTTGAACTCGATCGGCTTGCGGCGTAGCGGCGTGACGAGCGAAGAGATGCTGCAACTCAAGCTCGCTTACCGTTTGATCTACCGTAGCTGCTTGCCGTGGCGCGAAATCTTGAGCCGCTTGGCGACGGAGTTCGCCGTTGGGCCCGCAGCCGAGTTTGCGCGGTTCTTCGAAGGGACGAAGCGCGGCATCGTCGCCGAACGGCGCCTGCCGCCGGGTTCCACGATCAAGCTCGCCACGACCGAAGAAGCGGCCGGAGAAGCGGAAGATCGCCGCAAGGCGGGCTAA
- the ppdK gene encoding pyruvate, phosphate dikinase, which produces MAEHVDQYVYSFGPNGTDGDAKMRNHLGGKGANLAEMTKIGLPVPAGFTIATSVCTYFYDNGKKYPPELKAKVEAAIKKVEETMGKKFSDPVNPLLVSCRSGARDSMPGMMDTVLNIGLNDTTVQTLAKSSGNERFAWDSYRRFVQMYGDVVLGMKPEKKTDADPFEELLEKKKHAAKVENDNELTVAQLKELVAEFKGAVKKQTGKDFPTDPMEQVWGAVGAVFGSWMNDRAIVYRRTYGIPHEWGTAVNVQAMVFGNLGDDCATGVALTRDGALGTPGYCGDYLINAQGEDVVAGIRTPLRIEETLAKDMPKAYDELNKIGIILEKHYKDVQDIEFTVERGKVWMLQTRNAKRTGFAAVRITVDLVDEGIITEEEAISPKRIPADDLNQLLQPVFDPAGKKKAIADGRLMTKGINAGPGAATGQIVFHADEAEAKFLANEKIELILVRRETTPEDLRGMKAAKGILTAFGGASSHAALVSRQMGKVCVVGASELNIDYEKATLTVGGKTYKEGDYICVDGFTGEVFSGKVETKPSEVIQVLVAKTLKPEESRVYQQYAKLMTWVDKFRKLKVRTNSDEPAQATEAIAFGAEGIGLCRTEHMFFHHVDEFREMILAGDLPTRQKALAKLLPFQREDFAGLFTAMQGRPVTIRLLDPPLHEFLPHDEASQKALAKKIGISADDIARRVEELHESNPMLGHRGCRLGIVYPEITAMQARAIFEAACQVKKAGTDVKPEVMIPLVGYLAEFKNQEKVIRDEAEKVFAEQKIKVDYMVGTMIEVPRACAVADQIAASAEFFSFGTNDLTQTTLGMSRDDYGGFINYYKENDIVPNDPFQTIDQDGVGTLMKLGVEKGRSKRTDLKIGICGEHGGEPSSVMFCHTIGLDYVSCSPRRVPIARLAAAQAAIADKAKK; this is translated from the coding sequence ATGGCAGAGCATGTCGATCAATACGTTTATTCATTTGGGCCGAACGGGACCGACGGCGATGCCAAGATGCGGAACCACCTCGGGGGTAAAGGGGCCAATCTCGCCGAAATGACGAAGATCGGCCTCCCCGTACCGGCAGGGTTCACGATCGCCACCTCGGTTTGCACCTATTTCTACGACAACGGCAAGAAGTATCCGCCGGAGTTGAAGGCCAAAGTCGAAGCGGCCATCAAGAAGGTCGAAGAGACGATGGGGAAGAAGTTCAGCGACCCGGTCAACCCGCTGCTCGTCTCCTGCCGCTCCGGCGCGCGCGACTCGATGCCGGGCATGATGGATACGGTGCTCAACATCGGCCTGAACGACACCACGGTGCAAACCCTGGCTAAGTCGTCCGGCAACGAGCGTTTCGCCTGGGATAGCTATCGCCGGTTCGTCCAGATGTACGGCGACGTTGTACTCGGCATGAAGCCGGAAAAGAAGACCGACGCCGACCCTTTCGAGGAATTACTCGAAAAGAAGAAGCATGCCGCGAAGGTCGAAAACGACAACGAGCTCACCGTCGCCCAGTTGAAAGAGCTCGTCGCCGAGTTCAAGGGTGCCGTGAAGAAGCAGACCGGCAAAGACTTCCCGACCGACCCGATGGAACAGGTTTGGGGTGCCGTCGGAGCCGTGTTCGGGAGCTGGATGAACGATCGCGCGATCGTTTATCGCCGCACCTACGGCATTCCGCATGAGTGGGGAACGGCCGTCAACGTGCAAGCGATGGTGTTCGGCAACCTCGGCGACGACTGCGCGACGGGCGTCGCCCTGACCCGCGACGGTGCGCTCGGCACGCCGGGTTATTGCGGCGATTACCTCATCAACGCGCAGGGTGAAGACGTCGTGGCGGGTATCCGCACGCCGCTCCGGATCGAAGAGACCCTCGCCAAGGACATGCCGAAGGCTTACGACGAGCTCAACAAGATCGGCATCATCCTCGAGAAGCACTACAAAGACGTGCAAGACATCGAATTCACCGTCGAACGCGGGAAGGTTTGGATGTTGCAAACTCGCAACGCCAAGCGGACCGGCTTCGCCGCCGTGCGTATCACCGTCGACCTCGTCGACGAAGGGATCATCACCGAAGAAGAAGCGATCTCGCCGAAGCGCATTCCGGCCGACGACCTCAACCAATTGCTGCAACCGGTTTTCGATCCGGCCGGCAAGAAGAAGGCGATCGCCGACGGTCGGTTGATGACCAAGGGGATCAATGCCGGACCTGGTGCCGCGACCGGTCAGATCGTGTTCCACGCAGATGAAGCCGAAGCGAAGTTCCTCGCCAACGAGAAGATCGAATTGATTCTCGTTCGTCGCGAGACGACGCCGGAAGATCTTCGCGGCATGAAAGCCGCGAAGGGCATTCTCACGGCCTTCGGCGGTGCCAGTTCGCACGCCGCGCTCGTGAGTCGCCAGATGGGCAAAGTGTGCGTCGTCGGCGCTTCGGAATTGAACATCGACTACGAAAAAGCCACGCTCACGGTCGGCGGTAAGACGTACAAAGAAGGGGATTACATCTGCGTCGACGGTTTCACCGGCGAAGTCTTCTCGGGCAAGGTCGAGACCAAGCCGAGCGAAGTCATCCAGGTGCTCGTCGCCAAGACGTTGAAGCCGGAAGAGTCGCGTGTGTATCAGCAATACGCCAAGCTGATGACCTGGGTCGACAAGTTCCGCAAGCTCAAGGTGCGAACCAACTCCGACGAACCGGCTCAAGCGACCGAAGCGATCGCGTTCGGTGCCGAAGGGATCGGGCTCTGCCGCACCGAGCACATGTTCTTCCACCACGTCGATGAGTTCCGCGAGATGATTCTCGCCGGCGACTTGCCGACCCGCCAGAAGGCCCTGGCGAAGCTGTTGCCGTTCCAACGGGAAGACTTCGCCGGCTTGTTCACGGCGATGCAAGGCCGTCCGGTGACGATCCGCCTCTTGGATCCGCCGCTCCATGAGTTCCTCCCGCACGACGAAGCCTCGCAAAAGGCGCTCGCGAAGAAGATCGGCATCTCGGCCGACGATATCGCTCGCCGTGTCGAAGAATTGCACGAATCGAACCCGATGCTCGGCCACCGCGGCTGCCGCTTGGGAATCGTCTATCCGGAGATCACGGCGATGCAAGCCCGAGCGATCTTCGAGGCCGCTTGCCAAGTGAAGAAGGCCGGCACGGATGTGAAGCCGGAAGTGATGATCCCGCTCGTCGGCTACTTGGCCGAGTTTAAGAACCAAGAGAAGGTGATTCGGGACGAAGCCGAGAAGGTGTTCGCCGAACAGAAGATCAAGGTCGACTACATGGTCGGCACGATGATCGAAGTGCCGCGGGCCTGCGCCGTAGCCGATCAGATCGCGGCGTCGGCGGAGTTCTTCAGCTTCGGCACGAACGACCTCACGCAAACGACGCTCGGCATGAGCCGCGACGACTACGGAGGCTTCATCAACTACTACAAGGAAAACGATATCGTTCCGAACGATCCGTTCCAAACGATCGACCAAGACGGCGTCGGCACGTTGATGAAGTTGGGGGTCGAGAAGGGGCGCAGCAAGCGAACCGACTTGAAGATCGGCATCTGCGGCGAACACGGCGGCGAGCCGTCGAGCGTGATGTTCTGCCACACGATCGGTCTCGACTACGTGAGTTGCTCCCCACGCCGAGTGCCGATCGCTCGCTTGGCCGCAGCTCAAGCCGCGATCGCCGACAAGGCGAAGAAGTAG